The genomic DNA GTGGGTGAGCTGCTCTAGATATATTTGTCGTCCAATGAACATGTCGTTGGGTCGGCTTTAGTCAGGCAGAACGACCAATATCAGTAATCTGTATATTTTCTGACTCATATATTGAAGGACGCTGAATCTTGCTACATCGGTCTCGAAAAATTAGCCTTTGCACTGGTACTCGCCGCGTGTAGACTTCGCTCGTACTTCCTAGCGCACTCAATAATAGTGATGACTAACAACGCTCTGGGAAGAGTTctcaatccagaagcgtccggacggctaatcaagtggacgaccgaacttagtgagttcgacatccaatatcaatCCCACGCGGCAATCAAAGATCAAACATTAGAAGGTTTTGTTATAAAAGTTTAGAGTAATGAGCTGTCAGCTACATGGAAAATATGTGTAGATGGTTCGTCCACTCGGCAGGGCAGCGGGATCAGCTTAATCCTCATCTCACCTAGGGAAGATCGAATGCAACTGTCAGTCCGGCTGGACTACCGAgttaccaacaacgaagcagaatatgagacATTGATAGCTGGCCTGCAAGCAGCTTGACACATGGGAGCAGATAAAGTTCTTATCCACTTGGACTCCCAGCTTGTCGCCCAGCAACTATCTGGGACCTTTGAAATAAGTAGCACACGGCTGAGGTTCTATGCAGAGACTTTTGAAAAGCTAAAGGCTAATTTCCAAGAAGTGGTTATATAGAAGATCCCCGATCCGAGAACCAAGCGACGAATGAGCTTGCCAAGCTGGCCAGTTCGTTAACGCCGATCGTTATAGGTCAGTCAATCTAGCAAGTTTCacttagggttgtaaatgaactaagcgtttgtgaacaagcttggtgttcggcttggtaaacgcttgtttatgttcgttcaatatacataagattaattaaataaacaagcttgaattgctcgttaaactaaacaagcttgaacacatatgtgttcagctcgttaacgttcgtgaacaatgttcgtgaataacGTTCGTGAGCAATCGCTACAAAAAAATAAACCTTTAGAAGCGGTTTTACGACACCTATAGCAACGGTTTTCACCCACTGCTAAATCTATTGCACCGGTTTAAAACCGTGCGGATGTTGGCGACGCTAAAGCCAACAGATGCGGTAAAACTAACCGGTGGTTCATGACTAAGAGCCGATTCTGATGGGtacctatagaagcggttaatgaccgatcctgatacatacctatagaagcggttaaTGACGGATCCTGATGGATATCTATAGAAGTGGTTAATGACCGATCCTGATGGATACCTATAGAAGTGGTTAATGACCGATCCTGATGCATACCTATAGAAGTGGTTAATGACCGCCTCTATAGAATTTTTCAATCTAGAAAACTGCCCTTTAGAACGGTTATAACCGATTCTAGAGGTCTAGTTATAGGAACAGTTAAAACCGCtgctattattgaattaccaattttataaaaaaaaaatcctattttcTATTATACCGGTAGAATTCCAAATTAAATGCTCAAATTAAATCAATTGACAATATTCATATTTCATTTTACAAacctaatttatttttataacaCATAAATATAAATTGGATTACCAAATCAACACATACAATTTtgtatttcatttcaaaatattcataGCATATAACATTTAACTCCACACTATAACACAAACACAATATTTTCTTCAATCTCCAAAATATATACAACCTTCAATAATAAGTTTTCTCCACAAAAAAAACATCAAAAGGCATGTGCTCCAAACGACAAAAGACATGTGCTTCAAGCGACAAAAGACATTTGCTCCAACCTTCAATAACAACCTTCAATAAAACCACCAAATTATATTCTATCAACATATatcaatatataatgaaaaaaatatttaacaaaagcTTGTACCAAATTAAAAAAGTGCTCCTCCCCAACTACAACACCAGCCACAACTTCCACAGAACAAAAGGAAATGAACCCCATCAAAGAAAATAGCATGCTCCGATTTCAACCAACACAATTGAAGCAGCTTAACTGATTATTGAAAGCTATGAAACTGTCAACTAGACAagaaatgatgaagaaatagcAGAATTGTGGAACTTATATGATCACACTTTAATGGTACAAGATTCTGTTCTCaaaacatcaaaatctaagtaGATGGCAGTTATCTTGTCCTCTGTTCTCAAGGTTCTAGCTTCATTCAACACATTGTAAGAGACAAGTTAAACAAGCATGCTAAACATATAAAATTCCTAATATACAAGATAATGTTAAACAaacctaaaaattattaaatGTGTTCATTTAGCATGCTAAAATTCCCTCTTAAATGATAAGTTCGTGGAATGCAAGTTTAAGATCTATTCTTGCCCAGTTGTATGCTTTATACATATAAAATGacattttatttaaaacaaaaaaaaagaatcaaACCTGCTCCCCATCTTCTGTAGTGACTCTAAACGAAGGCCGAGTTTTTATTTTAGGGTTCCTCAAAATTTCCATCTTATACAGCATGACTAGACTAGGATCTGCAACACAAGTATATGAAAATAAATTAGTGGAGTCAAGTTCAAAAGAAAGGCCtagatattaatattattaaagattcatcaaattatcaaaagagttttttctttcaggaaaaggaaggtgaAAATAAACTAGTAGAGTCAAGTTCAAAAGGAAGGCCtagataatattattattatcaaaGATTCATCAActtatcaaaagaattttttcttcaggaaaaggaaggtgaAAAGCCAACTTTGCTAAGCTGTGATTTCTCAAATTGCAAAAAGGCAACATGAGTTGCCAGATGCTAACCTTTAAATGATGTGAACTTCCGAAATGATGTATATCCTTCAGGCCAAATGTGCTtcttgctatgaaaataattCGAATCATAAATTATTCTTCCTGAAAATTGATTGCAATACAGATTTATAACTACAATTTCATTTTGAAAAGCATAGTTTCAGATGCATTTGTACTACAACCAACTAGCTTGCATGATGTATGCAAGTTGTATGAGTATATAAAAGGATTTCAATGTTGAACATTCTAAGGGTTGATTACCTAAGCTAGTTACACAAAGATTTCCTATTTCAATAGGTGAGGCTCTAGTATGTTCACCCCCACTAATTGTGTAGCTTGCTGAAAGATCATCATCAGAATTTTCTCCTTCGTCCTCTCCAGACCCCCatatttatttattcatatttattatAGTCTAGCTTCCTCCATGAAACTACATTATAAGAATAGCATATTCAATCATGTTAGAAATTCCTATTATAAAACAAGAATGAAATATTCAATGTTGTGCCTTCATGGCAACTGGTCCTTTTTTAGTACATTATTTCAACTAAATATTACTAGCACCAAAATGTGGATTTAATAAATAATGTCAAAGTCAGATTTGAGAACAGATGACCGTAGGGTGAGAGCAAGAGAAAACACAAAAAGACTATGTTGATAGATCTTGCAGCATCTTGATGGATCTTGCAATATTCAGTCTCAAGATAAATTGAGGATATATTAAGTttttacacaattttcatggttGTAGCCACTAGCTACAAAGCATGTAACGCAACAAAGTAaagtattaaataataaatttacatTACTATCATATTAACTCTACAAATAGTGTCTAGAACTTTCATCAAATTTAATCCCAACATCTACAATACTAACATTTTAAATAATTATGAAGATAATCATaaagaaaatcttttcaaagttcAATCAATTTACTGCATATAAAAATACCTAATTTGTAATCAGCAAGAAACATATAAGAAAACTACACCATAAATTTATACATACCTGTAAGTTTTGCCCATACAAGTTCACCTGGTTTAAGACCTTGACAATCATGAAAGTTAAGTGCTAAAGCCAGCAATTCATTGTAATTGAGGCCTTTCTTCTCTAGGTTGGGGATGCCACATTTCAAACATAAATCCTTCATTTCTATACAAGATAAATGAAActatcttttcatttgagagaaTCAAATGCTCGACATCATCTTCCACATATTTAACTTGCACTAAGTTGAGTTTGTTTGAGTTAAAAGACAAGGCATAATGTGCATTGAGTAACGATTTAGGGATACGTAGGAAAATACATATTAACTGTTAACATATCAGCAACTAATCATGATAAAAAGAAAATCAGAAGAACGAAAGAACATAAGCAAATGAGCTTTTAAACTTCCATAAGCGAACTAGAACATATCACAGGCTCCTTATTTCATTCAATGGAATACCACGAAAGAACTAAACAAGAGAAACGATGTACAGCAAGCAAAAGGTGAAGCTTCCAGATTGATGGTTTTTGGGAGGTGTTAGGAGTTTAATGAACGATTGACCAGACAAAATTCAATACATACTCTATGCTGCTTGGTGTCTGAATTGTACTCCGTGATGGAACCCTTGTACCAATCATCATCTATAGGCCAGAGAACCTGAAAAGGCTCAGTTAAAAGCTGATATCCACAGAAAATCATATAGTCGGATACTCAGACAGTCATGGAAATTACTTGCCTTGCATTCCAACCCAATCAATGCATGCAGGTCTACGACTTCAATTTCCAACCTACAAGAACAGAGGAAGCACCTAAGTACATACTGCTGCTCAAAAATCCAAGAGAAAAACAATTCAACTTCTCCCATGAAACACAATTCAGTATTAAATAATCGGCATAGTGGCGAAGAAGAACTCACTCTACCCATTTTTTCACTTTGCTCCACCCAGAAGAATCCTTCTAAGGACCATGAACGTTCTTTCTCGCCTCAAAAAAATTGACCCGATCGCAATTGCAACCCGGACATACCGCTCAAAGAACCGGAACCAGATCCCAACCTAAGCAATTTGTGCTTCATACATGTCCTCGCCTTAAGAATCCTCACATCCTCGAGCGACTCAGCCGCGGCGTCGAGCCTCCCCTTATAACTCATTCACCCGACTGTTCCGAACCCGATTCGATCCAGGGCCGCTTAGCCCTCCACTGGTAGACCAATAACGGCTTCGTGGGGGCTTATCCTTCCAACCCATGGTTCGTCGGAACGGACATGGAACGACCAGAATGGGCGTTCCAGCATGGGAACGCCTCATGTTGTACCAAAGTTCCGGTACATAATGTTCCGGCTTCGAAATAGAGGATGAAGGACGACGTCATGCCTCTCCGGCGTGGCCTGATCGGGTAGCTCATAGGTGCGGGCACGAAGGCGGTGGGAACGCGAGCGGTGAATGGCAGGCGACGGTGGAATTAGGGCAGGAACGggtttttaataaaaacttatattttaattaataactaCGTTTTATAATccgattattttattaaaatataataaaataatatgttACGTGCTGCCACTTATATccgattattttaattatttttttaattcaaaatttaattataaaaaaaaaataacaaaacacagaccttttgaattaaaaaaataatatttctttatataagcAGCTACGTTAAGATATCCctttaacatattacaatactccataaatatttaaatttatttcatttttaatattttttaactaaatattataattcaattggaaaatctaaaccctagagataaaatcttaaaaaaaataactgaAAATTTATATCCCAATTAGGATGCCTGAACCCTActaataaaatctttaaaaaaaatattttatttatttttttaatcaaaattaatatattttatttatttttttaatcaaaattaaaacaaaaaataaaaaaaatcatgatataCTGTGCGATGCGCACAGACGTACACTGTGCGTATCGCGCAGTATATCAAAATTGTATataattaacataaaaaaatataattaaaattttaacttaattattttttttaatttataatttatttttagactATTAGTAATttaagaattatatatatatatatatatatatatatatatatatatatatatatatatatatatatatatcccgcGGCCGTTCCCTAAAATGATATTGGAATCGGTAGAGTCCGCGATAATTATTGCGACCGTTCCGACGAACCATGTTCCAACCCACCTCCTCGCCCTCGCCCTCGCCCTCGCCCGCCGACTCACCGGTTATCTTGGCCTTCACCTTCTTGGACACGACGGAGGAGGATCCGCTAGGGATGACGCACGGAACGGAGAAGGAGTACACTCGGCCGAGCGGCAGGTAGTGCACGAGGTGCTCGACCTCCTCCTCGTGGAAGAACTCCTCCGCCGCGAGCACCATCGGCGACGGGGCGAAGGAAAGCCGAAGGATTTCGGACCGCCTAGGGTTTCCACAGGACCGAGAGAGGGAAAGAGGAGATTCCTAATTTTCACCTTCTGGCCAAAATCGCTCGTTTCCCGCCACGACTGAAACTCGGGTACACACAGGCGTGATcgcaaacatttttttcaatatgcatagGGTCTAAATCATGTCGGATCAAATTAAATTCCCAGTATGAAAGACTAAAAAATATGCTTTATTTTCTCCACATTTGTTCAATTGACCATGTTTTTATTCTCACATTTGGTTCTGATGCATTACTCTTACCAAAAATCACATTCTTATTTAAGGTCATCCGTAAAACGTCCGATCCCGACAATGGCGGCAAATCCAACTCACGCTGCTCTGATTAGCCATAACTTGACATTGTTCGTAGTTCTGAATATGGTGGTAGAAAACAACGATGCCCTCTAAATGATCATTTTTTACCATGTTTTAGGTACACTGCAACTATATTATCAGCATAAGTTGGACATGCATTCTTGGCATATGTATTCCATCCAAACAAACAACCTAAAATAGGAAAATCACTGACTGTCCAAAGTAATACAACCCGCAGTTGAAATATTTTTTTGTCACAAGCATCAAATGTTGCAATCCTATTTTCCCATAAATCTTTTTCCCATAAAAATGAAGTTTAGCATCATAGACAACGCTGTAAGAAAACTAcaataataaatttgaaaaataatacgGATAACTTGTAGAAAAAGACAAATTAAATTAAGAGATTCATTGAAAAAATTTACAAATCTACCGGCCAACACAAATTAAactccaatcaattataattttttatcaccattaacatataaaaacattgtcaccataagaaaactaaaccaaGAAATTACCTCGAGAAACAAAATCAAAGGTGATTTATGATATGGATGTCGAAGGATGATGCTAGGGTGCAATTAATCTGATGTGTCGCTAGAATAGAGAGGATCGATGAAACATAGATGGTCGATAGAAAAGAGGTCGTTGGAATAAAGAGGGTCGCCGAAATAGAAAGGTTTGCTGGAATTGTGAAAATAATATGAGATAggaacatgtttttttttattaatctcgtATGTACCCTTTAGAAGTGGTCGTATGTAACCTTTAGAAGCGGTTTAGAACCGCGTCTAAAAGAAACTTATAGGAACGGTTCTAATAACCGGTTCTATATGTGTCCAATAGCAACGGTTTACCAGCCATTTCAACAAAACTCAATTGAAGCGGTATTAAGAGCGGTTACACTTGACCGATTCTATTGGGTCTGCTTTTACAACCGCTTCATCAACCGCTGCTAATATTTCGGTCCTAATGTctaattttttttgtagtgaatgttcacgaaccatattcattaatagaattatttttaatatgctaaataaataataaaataaaataaacaaataagtttaaattatcaagctcaataatcaatcaaacaactaaagttttcaaacaatcaaataagcttgaattgtGAGCTCGATatcatctaaacaaaccaagcttgaaccaaactcaagtcaagctcgaactaagctcaaaccaagcttaagccaagcttgaattgagagttcgataacatctaaacaagccAAGCGCAAGCcaaacttcaaacaagctcaagctcataaaaataaaccaagccaagtttgaacaatcttttcaaaagcttggttcattttaaactcggctcagttaccttatcaaacaagtttgaacactcgAAAGCTCGGCTTGGCTCGACTCGTTTATAGCCCTAGTTTCACTGGTGGTCTACATCGATAGAATATAGGGAACCACCTTCCCGAacgattggaggacagccataACAAAGTTCTTGTGTTCGGGAACTATACCTGTCGATCCAGGGGACGCTCGCCTACTAAAAAAGAgggtcggtcggttcacactgaTCGACGATTAACTCTATAAGAAGGCCTTCGCCCGACCCCTACTTAAATGCATTGGACCGGAAGACGTCAATTACATCTTGAATGAGGTACACCAAGGCTCTTGCGAGTGTCATCCGGGCGGCCGCGCATTGGCTTGAAAGATACttctagctggatacttttggccgaccctccaggAGGATGTCGCTCGGACGGTGGCAACTTGCctatcctgccagaagtaccacagcaTGCCGCCCCGACTGATCGAGGAAATGAAAACGTCCACGGTGtcgtgcccgttcgaccaatgaggCATGGATATCGTGGGGCCTTTCCCTATGGCAACCGGTCAGCGAACGTTTCTGCTAGTGGCGGTGgattacttctcaaagtgggtacAGGTCGAGCCGCTTGCGAGAATCACCAAGTGGATGGTTACCAagtttatttggcagaacattgTCTGCCGGTTCGGGATCCTACGCTGACTCGTGTTTGACAATGGAAGGCAGTTCGTCTGTCGGGTGCTCAAAGAATGGTGTGAAGACTATGACATCCAACAATCTTTCACCTCAGTGGCCTGCCCCCAAGGCAATGGGCAAGCGAAAGTTACCAATTGGGAGATCCTCAAGGTCTtgtgcgctcggctcgaccacatgggtggcagctaggtcgacgagctccccAGTGTGGTATGGTCTCTTCGAACGACTCCGAAAGAGGCGACCGACGTAATCCCGTTTCAGTTGGTATACGACGGAGAAGCGGTTGTCCCTGTAGAGGTCAGGGTAGAGTCCGACCGGGTGCAGCACTACAACGAAGGGAACGCCGAACAAAGGTTAATGGAGCTCGACATGGTGGACGAAGCAAGGGAAAAAGTCGCCGCTCGGATAACAGCTTACTGGCTGCacatgaagcagaattacaatcgACGAGTAATCCCGAGATCCTTTTTGGTTGGCGAccttgtatggaagaaggtgaagtcgaTCGGCGATGTCGccaagctcgaggcaccatgggcGGGACCATTCAAGGTCGTGCGGAAGTTCCGTTCGGgtgcttactatttggaggacgaAGGAGGAAGGCAGCTCGAGAGAccctggagcgcgaaccatcttcaACCCTATAGGGTTGGATGGGAGGTGTGCAAGTGAATCTTGTATTTCGTAGCTGTTGTATGTTTGCCGAGTCCAGGGCGaagtttaaataaaaaagttTCAAGTGTAtctccatcaacagtcgagcgacgactttaaacccgGGTGCAAGTGCATAAAAATTGTCGAGCGGCaatcttaaacccttgtctccgtcAACGGTCAAGTGGCAACCTTAAATCCTTATCTccgtcaatggtcgagcggcgaccttaaacccttgtctccgtcaacggtcgaacgacgatcttaaactcttgtctccgtcaacgatcgagcggcgaccttaaacctttgtctccgtcaacggtcgagcggcgaccttaaacgcaAGTCTCTGAcaaatcgtcgagcagcgacgttaaacgcgtgtctccaccaaACCATTGAGCGGTGACGCTAAACGCGTGTCTCTaacaacggttgagcggcgaccttaaacccttgtctccatcaaccgtcaagcagcgacgttaaacgcgtgtctccatcaatggtcgagcggcgaccttaaacccgggaCTTCAATAACCAAGCAACAACGAGAGGCCCGAACCTACGCGGGTTGTCGAACGGTTGACTACTAATAAGGGTTACCCGAGCCCTTGAATTTGCAGGTGAACGTCCTGTTCGGTAGAGTATGCTAAAATACTTTTAGGTTTCGCCACTAAAAAAGAAAGGTGAATCGAGTAGACATGTGCATGAGCTACTGTCGATCGAAAACATTATGAAATTATTATACCGGGGGAAAAAGGCCAGACAACAAACAGAAAAAAGGGGGAAAGTTTGGTTGA from Zingiber officinale cultivar Zhangliang chromosome 4A, Zo_v1.1, whole genome shotgun sequence includes the following:
- the LOC121970618 gene encoding histone-lysine N-methyltransferase TRX1-like isoform X2 — encoded protein: MGKTYSKKHIWPEGYTSFRKFTSFKDPSLVMLYKMEILRNPKIKTRPSFRVTTEDGEQVVIEGWSKCLLSLEAHVFCRLEHMPFDVFFVEKTYY
- the LOC121970618 gene encoding histone-lysine N-methyltransferase TRX1-like isoform X1; amino-acid sequence: MKDLCLKCGIPNLEKKGLNYNELLALALNFHDCQGLKPGELVWAKLTGRIIYDSNYFHSKKHIWPEGYTSFRKFTSFKDPSLVMLYKMEILRNPKIKTRPSFRVTTEDGEQVVIEGWSKCLLSLEAHVFCRLEHMPFDVFFVEKTYY